CCGCGCCTTCCACAACGGCGAGCACAACGCCTTCACCGACATGGTCCGCTTCAGTGGCCGAATGTATCTCACGTTCCGCACCTGCCCGGAGGGCCACATGCTCTTCCCTTCGTCGCGGATCCTCGTGCTCGAAAGTGAGAACGGCCACGAGTGGCGACAGGTGCACGAGTTCGGCGTCCCCAAACGCGATGTTCGCGACCCGCACTTCCTCGTCTTCCGCGATCGCCTCTTCGTCTACACCGGGACCTGGTACTGTGGCGATGCTCCACCAAAGACGCGCGACATGAACGAGATGCTCGGCTTCGCCGCATCGTCCACGGACGGGCGCACATGGAGCGGACCGCAGATGCTCGAAGGCACCTACGGACACTACATCTGGCGCTCCGCGGCGTTCGGAGGCAAGGCGTGGCTGTGCGCGCGCCGTAAGAGGCTGTTCCCGAAGATGGAGGACCGCGCCGACAGCGTGCCTTTCGTCCAGTCCGCGTTGCTCCAGAGCGACGACGGCATCGTGTTTCGTAAGGCCGGTTTTTTCCAGGAAGACTACGGCAACGAAACGGCGTTGTTGTTCGAACGCGACGGCACGATCCTCGCGCTGGCGCGCGGCGGCGGCGAGCGCAACGCCGAACTCTGCACCGCCCGGCCGCCCTACTCGAAGTTCGAGCGGCGCGACCTTGGCCGCTACGTCGGCGGGCCGATGATCGCGCGCTGGGGCTCCCGGTACCTCGCCGGCGGTCGACGCAAAGGCTCGCCCGGCGATCCCGTGACGGCGCTCTACTGGCTGGATCCGGCCAAGGCGGAGCTTGCCGAGATTGCGACTCTCCCGAGCGGCGGCGACAACTCCTACCCGGGGTTCATCGAACGCAGCCCCACGCGCGGCCTGCTGTCCTACTACTCGACGCACGAGACACTGAAAGCCGCGATCTTCCTGGCGGAACTCGAAGTCGCCTGATCAACCGCCGTTGATCACGCGCACGCCTGGTGGGAACATCCCGGCGGCCTTTCGCGAAACGCCGGCGAGTCCATCAAGCGTAAGCCGGCGGAGGTTCGGCAGCGCCGCCAAGTGCGCCACGCCGGTATCGGTGACGCCGCCGCACTGCCACAATTCGATCTCTTCGAGCGTCCGCAGCTTGGCGAGTATCTCCAGACTCCGATCCGTGATGCGTGTTTGGCCGGCATAGTACGTGCGGAGCCGCGTGAGTCCGGTGAGGCGCCCGGTGGCTTCGTCGCCCGTGTCGCGGCAATACATACACCACAAACGCTCGAGCTTCGAGCATTGGCCGACGTGCCGGAAGCCGTCATCGGTGACGTCCATCGGCATCAGGTCGGTCAGCGCGGGGAAGGCCGGCAGCAAAGACAGCGAATCATCTCCCACGCGTTTGCAACTCACCGCCAAACCGCGGAGCCCGGGCATCGCGGCCAGAGCCGCGAATCCGGCCCCGGTAAGGTTGGGACACTCACGACCCCAGAAGTACTCGATGGCGGGTGATTGCGCCAGCGCGTGGAACCCCTCGTCTCCGGCGACCGCCCCCTGCCCCATCAACATGCGAAGCCGGGGAATCGCAGCGATATGGCGCATTGCTTCGTCATCGCAATTGGCGCCCTGACAGCCCAGAAAGCCAAGGTTGGACATCGACCTCAGGGCTGCAAGGCCGGCTGAGGTGAAATTCGGACAGTGCCAGAAAAAGGAGAGCCCGGCGAGCCCGTCGAGTCCGGCAAGGCCCGCGAGTCCGGCATCGGTAAACGGGCCGTCCAGGAGCACGTGGGTGGAACCGGCGCGGAACGACATGAGGCCCCCGTCGAACGAAGCGCCGCTCGCCGTCTTGAATGGGGGAATCTCATGGAGCAGCGCGAGACCGCCGTCGGTGACGAGGCGTCCGGTGTTGAGCTGGCGCAGCCGAGGCTTCCCCGCAAGCGCCTTGAGCAAGCCGTCGCCGGTGGGGGTGCCCATCATATTGACGTCTTCGAGCGCTTCGCATCCGGCCAGATACCCGGCGCCGGCGTCGGTGACTCCGCGCGCCCAACAGCACTGGAAGCGCCGGAGGTTGCGAAGACCGGCGAGAGGGGCGAATCCCTCGCTAGTGATGCCGCTGGTTGGTCCGCCGATCTCGAGATCCTCGAGCAGCGGCATGCGGACCACGTGGGCGAGTCCGGCATCGGTGAGCGATTTCGAGTTCTCGACGTGGAGATGGGTGATTTGGCCGAGCTTGGCGACCTTGGGCATCGCGCCATCGTCAATACCGCTGGCGCTGAGCCTGGCGATGCCGTGCTCCTTCATCACAGCGCAGATGGTGTCCCAATGGCGCGGCAACTGCGGTCCGCGAACCTCGATTCGGTTCTCCGCCCAATCGATGCGATAGTACGGCGGCGCCGTGCTGTGGAAAACCGACGCCGATCGCGGATCTGCGGGCGGCTGCGACGAGGCGCCGGCGAGTTCGACCCATGAGGCGAAGCCATGGCTTCTGGCGATCAGCAGGCGCGCATCGTCGAACGCCAGCGCTTCATCGCGCGGGCTCGAAGCGCTCCACGCCGGCAGTTGACTATGCATGCGCTCGTGATCGCGGAACCACGCGAAAGCTGTGCCCTTGCTCCAATTCAACTCGCGAATCGCCTCCGCATCGCCTGACATATAGGCGGCTGCCAGTTGACGCGCCAGTTTGTCGTAGGCTTTGAGCTCCGGCGGACGAAGCGCGTTGACATGGTCCATCAGCTTCGCCCACGATGCAAATCCGTATTCACGAGCTAGCGCATGCTGGGCGCCGGCTAACGTTGCGCTGGGGCTGGAGGCGCGCATCCGGCGCAGATTTTCGCGGGCCTGTTTCTTGAGTTGCTCGAGCGACGGGCGTCCGGGCGGCAGGGAACGTCGAGACATCGGGATCTCCTTTCGTACGTGCCCGTGTCCGCGCTGCCGGGCGGAAAGAAGATCGGTTATCGAAAAACCGCTTGCGATGGATCGGCGGGCTCAGCCCTTTCCCGCGGACAGGAAGCGCCCGATTGCGCCTGCCCGAGTTTACAACGCGGTCTTGTCCGGGGTCAACGCTCCGGCCCGCTCTCTCGGTTGGACATTTCTCCGCTGGACAGGTGAAGTACTGATGCTATACTGATGAAACCCACCTTCGCCAGACGGGTGGCAGCCCTATTGCGTTTTGGGTTAGAATCCGATCTGTAGTTCGGGGCTTGGCTGCTGACTCTGGCTTCTTCCGGTTGATTCCGGGTTCGTTCCAACGAATCGCTCCGAGACCCTAACACCGCCAAGATGAGGATTTTACTGACACTCATCGTCGCCTTGGCCTGGATGCTGCTTCCGGCCGGAGTCGGGGAGGCTGCTACCTCCAAGAGACGTTCCAGTTCCACGTCGCGTTCGCGGACGACGGCTTCGAAACGGGCGTCGGCCAAGAAGAGCTCGTCGAAGAGGAAGTCGACGGCGAAGAAGTCGACAACTTCCCGCCCGAGCCGATCGCGGAAGTCGGCGGCCAAGAAGAAGACTGCGGCGCGCGTGAGTTCCAAACGCCGGACCACTTCATCGCGAAGCCGGTCGTCTGCTTCGCGCCGCCGGAAATCGCGACGATACGTAGACCCTTGGAAGGAACCAACCTACGCCGATTCGACCTTCGGCGACCACATCGACGGTGAAGACCTCAAAGTTCGGCGGGCGGCAGTGGACGCACTGGGTCCGTTGAACGGGTCTGTGGTGGCGGTGGACGCAAAGACGGGCCGCGTTCTGACGATCGTCAACCAGAAGGTCGCGTTCAGCAACGGCTACACGCCGTGCTCGACGGTGAAGATCTTCGTTGGGCTGGCCGGACTGAGCGAAGGGCTGATTGAGCGCGACACTCCGATCCAGTTGAGCAAGCGCTCCACGCTGACGCTGACCGATGCGCTCGCGAAATCGGACAATCCGTATTTCGCGCGGCTGGGTCAGCGGCTTGGGTTCGAACGGGTTCTCTACTACGCTCGCATGATGGGGCTGGGGGAGCCGGCGTTGCTCGGCGATCCGCAAGAGAAGCAGGGGACGCTGCCGCAGCGGGCGCCGCGCGACGGTGTGGGAATGATGTCGAGCTTCGGCCACGGCATCTCGTTGACGCCACTGCAACTGGCTTCCGCTCTGGGTGCGCTGGCCAATGGCGGCACTCTTTACCACCTTCAGTACCCGCGGAGCCGGGACGAACTCGACGGGTTCGTTCCCCGCGTGAAGCGCCACCTCGACATCAGCGGCTGGCTCGGCGATCTCAAGCCCGGCATGAACGCGGCGGTGGAAGAGGGTACGGCACGGCGGGCGAGCTACAGCTTGGAAGAAGAGAAGTTGTACGGAAAGACCGGCACCTGCACCGACACGTCGAGCCCTACCCATCTCGGCTGGTTCGGGGCGTTCAACGAGACGGATGACAACCCGGTGGCCATCGTGGTTCTACTCACCGGGGGGCGGCCGATCAACGGACCCGTCGCTTCCGGCGTCGCCGGGCGGATATATCGGCGGCTGTCCGACCAGGGCTACTTTGCCCCGGCGAAAGAGGCCCAACCAGCGCCGCCCGTGGCGCTCGTCGTACCCCGCATCGCCATTCCGTAACCCGTTCTGCTAATCTCTTCGCATGGCCTACAGCGAAGAACTGGCCGAGCGCATCCGAAGCCGCTTCGCTACCTATTCCGGGCTCACCGAAAGGAAAATGTTCGGCGGGCTGTGCTTCCTGTTGAACGGCAATATGTGTTTCGGCATCGTTGGGGAGAAGCTAATGGTCCGCGTGGGCGCAGAAGGCCAGGAAGAGGCCTTCCGCTACCCGCACGTTCATCCGATGGACTTCACGGGACGCCCCATGAAGGGGATGATTTACGTCGCGCCGGAGGGGACTCTCTCGGAACGCGACCTGGCCGTCTGGGTGGAGCGGGGACTTCGCCACACTCAGTCACTTCCGGCCAAGGTCTCCTCTACGGCAGCGCGAAAGCGATCAGCGCCCCCTGGGCGGAAATCGCGACGTACTGCTTCCCGTCCACTGCATAACTGATCGGCGCGGAGGCAATCGAAGCACCCGTGTTGTAGTGCCACAGGTACTTGCCCGTCGCCGAGTCCAGCGCGATCAGGTTCCCGTCGGCGCTCGAAGCAAACGCAACACCGCCGGCGGTTGCCAGCACGCCGGTGGAGGCCGACCCGGTGTGAAGCGGGTAGTTCCACTTCGTCGCGCCGGTGAGAGCGTCCAGAGCGCGCACGGCGCCCGGAGTGCCGATCTTTGCGTCGATTTCCTGCCCGCCGCCCGTATAGCCCTCACCCGGTACCGGCGACTTCGTGACCGCGAAGTAGGTGGCGCAAGCCTCGCGTACGCTCACCAGCAGGAATCCCGTGGCTGGATCGTACGAAGGCGCGCCCCAATTGGCGGCTCCAGCCGCATCCGGACACACGTAGTTGCCTTCTTCGGTTGGGGTGGTGTTCGGGAGTACGATGGGGCGTCCTTTGTCGTCGAGGCCCTTGGCCCAGGTCTGCCGGGCGAATGCACGGCCGGCCAGGAACTCGCCCGTCTCACGATCCAGCACATAGTAGAAGGCATTGCGCTGGGCTGAGACGAGCAGTTTGCGCTTGCGCCCGCGGACGACGCCTTCGATCAGCACCGGCGTCTCGTTCCCGTCCCAGTCATGCACATCGTGCGGGGTGTACTGGAACCACCACTTGATTCGGCCCGTGGCGGCGTCGAGCGCGAGTACGCTGCAGGAATACAGATTATCTCCCTGGCGGACCCGGCCGTCATAGTCAGGACCAGGGTTGCCGGTTGCCCAGAAGATCGTATTGGTTTCGGCGTCGAACGTGCCGGTGGTCCACGTCGGCGATCCACCGTAGTTGGCCGACGTCTCTGGTTCCCAAGACTTACGATTCACGTCTCCCGGCTGCGCGATGGTATGGGTTCGCCACAGCTTCTTCCCGGTGGCTGCATCGAAGGCGTCGACGAAACCAGTAAGGGCGCACTCGCCCGAAGTTACCCCGACGATGATCTTGCCGTCGATGGCGAGGGGCGCATGCGTTATCGAGAAACCTTTCCGGTAGTCGTCCACCTCGCTCTCCCAGATGACGTTGCCGGTCTTGGCGTCGAGGGCGACCAATTGCATATCGAGGGTGGCCATGTAGAGGCGGTCGCCGAGGATGGCGAAGCCGCGATTGGTCATGACAGTACAGTGCGACGCGACATCGGGGAGGCGTCGCGCATACTTCCACACGGGTTTCCCGGTGCGCGCGTCGAGCGCGGCGGCATTGTTAAGCGGACCAGTGACGAACATGAGTCCGTCGACGACGAGCGGCGTAGTCTCATTGCGGTCTCCGCCGAATTGATACGTCCACCTGGCGGCGAGCCGCGCTACGTTGGCCGGTGTAACCTGGTGCAGGCCGGAGTAATGGGCGCCATTGTAGCTCCCCCAGTAAGTGAGCCAGTTGGCAGGTTCACGGGCGCCGTTCCGCAAGCGCTCGTAGGTAACATTGAAGCCGGATGCGGGCTTCCATTCCGGCGCGGGCTCCTTATCCGCGTCCGTTTCGAACAGAAACGCGACGATGTCATCGACGTGCGACCCTGAGGCGGCGCCGTGCGGCGTCTCGCGTCGCTCGATTTTCGCGCCGGCCCGAGTCAGAAAGTGCCACTTCTCAGCCTCGTCCATCACGTGAATCGTGAACGTGTCCTCGTTGCGCGCGAAACCCGATACGCTCCCCACGGTGACTCTTTCGAGCGGGGTGGCGAGCGCTTTGGCGATGTCGCCCGGCTGCTTGCGTCCGGTGAGGCGCGAAAGGTCCGGACCGCGCCGGCCGCCGCGTCCGGCGAACATGTGGCAATCCGAGCAACCGGCAGCGCCGAAGAAGAGGTCGCGCCCGACGCCGGCGTCGCCGGTGAGTTTCGCCGCCGGCCCGCTCACCGAGCGCAGCCATGCGACGATGGCAAGTGCGTCCGGCTCCGGCATCGGGATGGCCGGCATCTGCGTGCCGGCGATGCCCTTCGTGATGTTGCGCGCGAGATCGGCGTCGGCGTCGCCGTGCTTGAACTCGCCCGTCGTGAGATCGGGCGCGCGGCCGCCCTTGGCGTTATCACCGTGGCAGGCCGAACATTTGCGGGCGAAGAGTCGCTGGCCGACGCGAATGGAAGGATGCTGCGCGGAGGCGACAGCGGCGACCAGGAAGAAGGCGAGCGCGAAACGCATTCCTCTATTCCTATCAAAAATCCGCACGTACTACCCTTGCCGATGAGGAGCTTCCGGAATGGCCTTCACCGTTACCAAGAGCGGCGAGTTCACCGGCGGAGCATGGGCGGCCCGGCTCGCCGTCGCGCTCTTTCTTTCCACGTCCGCTTTTCAAAACGGTGCTGGATGACCGGGCCCGCAGCCCCAATGTCGCTATCGCGTGCTTCTTGAGGGAGCGGGTGTTTGCGATCAACTGCTCTTCGGATGCCGGCAAGCTCCGGCCTCAGGTGCGTCACACTCCACCTGCGCCCGGGGCGCGTTCTGGTCGCGTCGCGCCGGCCGGATCACGCGATGCGGCTTGCGCTATGGGCTTTCGACACCAATAGGCGTCAAGGTGCAACTCGGCAAGCCTGTCGAGGACGCGATCCTTCATGCGTCCATGTTCGATGCGGTGAAGGTCGCCGAGTGTTGGGCCCCGGGGCAGGGATCGGAGAAACCGCACCCCACCGCGGCCGAGGGTCGTCTTCGCAACGGCTGCGGCGTGCGGCCCGATACAACTGATCGAAATCGCGGCGGCGCCCGTGACGGCCATGGGCCGCACCCAAGTGGCGACGGCCACGGGAGTTGGTGGCGATTTCCCAATGTGGCCGGAGGTCCGCTCGAACATCTGGGAGGCGCAGTGAAAGGTCCGATCGGCGGTCCGGTGGGCTGTGCCCACCTGCCGGGAGGCGGAGGGCTCGGGGACACCGTGGCCGCAGTCCGCATGCTGCGTGGAACCTTTGTCTGCTTCGCTGGAAATATCAGCTCCTGATCCAATAGGTTCGGCGGAATTGCCTATTTTTCGCGGGTTTTCGCTGGCCACGGAAACATTTCTGTATTATTCTGTTCTATAGTCGAATCTCAACCAACGGTTGAAGGGATCGCGCATGTTCCTCCCCCGCTTGTGCATCCCGCGACCGGCGCTGTGTGCGCTGGCCGCGGCCGCATTGTCTTTCGGCGCCGCCGTACCCGGATCATTCGGCGCGCGCTGGCGAGCCACAGGTCCATTCGGTGGACCCGTCGAGGCGATCGCCGCTGATCCACTCACGCACGGACGCTTTCTGGCAGGATCTCCGGACGGGCTCCTGTCGATTACGGCCGATGGCGGCGAGCACTGGGCCCCGGTGCACTTTCCCGGCGAGATGGTGTCGGCGCTACACGCGCTTCACTTCGTCCGGTCCCGCGCCGGCCGAATCCTCGCCGGCGTTTCGCCGGATTCACCCACCGGGCCGGGCCTCTACGAAACGAACGACCTGGGCGTCACGTGGACTCCCCTATCAGCATTCGCCGGCAAGAGCGTTTGGGCGCTCGCCGCATTCCCAGGCGACGCGTCCAGGCTTGCCGCGGGTGTGAGCGACGGTGTCTATTCGAGTCGCGACGCGGGCGCGACGTGGAGCCGCGTTTCGCCGGCGAACAACCCGGAATTGAGCCCGGCGGTCTCCGTGGCGTTCGATCCAAACGATCCCGACACTATCTACGCGGGCACGACCCACTTGCCATGGAAAACTACCGACGCTGGACGATCCTGGCGTTCCATCCACAAGGGCATGCTCGATGACTCCGACGTCTTCAGCATCGAAGTGGATCCGGCGCGGCCGAGAATGGTGCTACTCAGCGCGTGCAGCGGCATCTACCGCAGCGGCGACGGAGGGGCGACATGGATCAAGATGCGCGGCTCGGCCGATGCCTCCTATCGCACCTACACGATCGTGCGCGACCCGGCCAACGGCCAGCATATCTTCGCCGGCACGTCTCACGGATTGCTTCGCTCGGTGGACGAGGGCAAGACCTGGGGCGTCACACTCCAAGGCGCGGCCAAATCGGTGGTGTTCGATCCTGAGGACCGGGCACGCATTATCGTCGCCACGGTCGACCGCGGCCTGTTCCGCAGCGCCGACGGAGGCTCGACGTTTGAGCCCGTGGATCACGGGCGGGTGAGCCGGCATTTCCATTCGCTGCTGGCCGCGGGGGACCGTCTGTACGCCGGCGCGTATGATCGCAGCGGAGCGCTTTTCGTGAGCGACGACGGCGGACAGAACTGGTCTGAGCCTTCGCCGAAGGCAGTTCGTACCCCGCCAGCACCCGTACCAGCTCGCAAGAAGACCTTGCGACGCCGCGGGAAGAGCCGGCGCGCGCCGGTCCGCAAGGCCGTCGCCGCCGCACCAGCCCCACAGGCAGGATTCCTCTTCACGGCGGCAGCGCCGGACCAGCCGGAGACTCTGTTCGCCGCCTCGGCGATGGCCCTTCGCCGCTCCACCGATGGCGGCCGCACGTGGAGCCCGATGCGCGGACCGGGATCGGGGGGAATAGTGACGGCGCTTCTGATTCGTCGTGGACTGACGCCGGTGATCTCTTCGGCGCCGGCGAAACCAGTCGCTGTCGCACGGAAGACTCCAGCGAAACGCAAGTCCCGCCGGGGACGGCGCCGCGCCGGGAAGGCGCCCCCGCCGAAGCCGGTGGCCGTTGCACCCGCGGTTCCTGGAATCGAAGTTTGGCTCGCCACCACCAACGGGTTGTATCGCGGCAACGAGACAGGCGCCGCGTGGCGAAAGCTTTCTGCGAATGTCTCCGGCATTCGCCATATCTCGGATTCCGGCGGCCGTATCTTCGTGATCGGGCGCGGCGCCGAATGGTCGATCGACGAAGGGACGACATGGAGCAACCTGCGGGCGCCGATGGAAGGCGCCGAGTTCAACGCGGTGGCCGCGTTCGAATCGACGATTCTTGCCGCCACTTCGCACGGGCTATTCCGCACGACGGACGACGGCGGTGCGTGGGAACCCGCCCCCTCACCCGTGAAGGGCGATTCGGTGGGAACGGTAGTGTTTCATCGCGCTCGTCCTGCCGTCGCGTTCGCCGCGCAGTACGGAACTATCTTCGTCTCCCAGGATGCCGGTGAAACCTGGAGCAAACTCGACGGAACGCTTGGCACTAACTCCATTCATACGCTCGTCCTCTCCCCGGAACGCCCCGGCCGCATCTATGCATTGGTCGCCGGGAGGGGGATTTATTACTCAGATTGGGAGGATACGAAATGAAGCGCACCCCGCTCGTAGCAGTTCTTACGGCGATGCTCGCGGGCGCACCCCTCGCCTGGAGTCAGGCGGCCTTTTGGAAGCCGGACGTCGGCGTCTTCGCGGGTATGCAGGATTTCAAGCACTGGCGCAACAATCTGCGCCCACCAGGGAGCGACCTGGTCCGCGGTGGAGTCTTTGGAATCCGCGCGGGATGGGATCTTACCCGCCACTGGGGCTTCGAAACAGCCTACACTTACGGCGTGAACAACCTCCGGCTGTTCCCGGTTCCGGCGGGGCAACTTACCTCCTCAGGTCCGGATTCCGTCGGATTCGGGTCCCGCAATCATCACCTGTCCGTGAATCCCGTGTTTCACATCCTGGACCGGAACGCCCGCATCCGCCCCTATCTCACGGCCGGCCTTGGCATTCTCTGGTTCAATCCGACGAGCGACGCGCAGGCCTTCGCGCGTTCGGTCAACGCTCCCCCCGGCTCCGTCTGGCTCGACGGACGCTACGGTCCGGCGTTCAATTGGGGCGGCGGCGTGAAGTTCAACGTCACCCGCATGATCGAAGCCCGCCTGGATGCCCGCAACATCATCGCGCAGACACCGCACTATGCCCTGCCTGGCACGCCCGCCGCGCCCGGTGGCATCTACATCGGTCCGCACGGATCGCAGAGCGGCTTTCAGTTGACCGGCGGCGTCGGCGTGCGGACCCGTGGCGCGGACTGGTCCGATTCCGGGAGCCAGATTCGCGTGACCCTCGACGGCGACCGCGGCACGATGGGGCAAGGCGACCAGCGCAACTTCATTGCACGCACGAATCTGCCTCCGGACAAACCGGTGTCGTTTACGTGGTCCGTGGACGGGCAGTCGATGGATACCGCGGGTCCGAACTTCGCCTACACGGCGGGGGCGCCGGGCTCGCACAAGCTCTGCGTCAGTGCGACTTCGAAAGGTTACTCGACTGGTTCTGACTGCGCGACGATCGTGATTACGCCGGCCGCGAGCAAAGGTTTCAACGTCAATCTGTCCGCCAATCCTCCGCAAGTTACTCCCGGCGCCACGAGCCGGATCGGCGCCACCACGAATCTTCCATCGGGCGTGACGCCCACCTACGAATGGACCGTGAACGGAGAGAAGCAGCCGGACACAGGGTCCGAATATACGTTCGAATCGGCGGGTCGGGCCCCGGGAGTCTACGAGATCTGCGCGCGGGTGAGCGCGCCCGGCTATGCGGATTCGAAGAAGTGCACGAAGGTGGAGATTCGAAGCTGCGGCGATCCGTCCATCAGCGGCGGCGGCGCCACTACGCAGGAGATCATGGCGGGTGAAACCGCGACGCTGCTGTTCAGCGCCAAGCCGAACGCCTGCGGCACGCCTCCGCGGATCAGCTACAGCGCCTCGGAGGGCACGGTGACACCGACCAACGGCGGCGCGCTTTTCAACTCGAACGGCGTCGGGTTCAACATGAGCGACCGGTCGCGCCTTCAGCGCAAGACGGTGACGATCACGGCCAACGCCACCGACGACCAGGGCGGTAAGGCGACGGCGCAATCCACGGTGGTCGTGAAGCTTGCCCCAGTGGCGCAGCGGCTAGACGACATTCTGTTCGCGCAAGGCGATTCCCGTGTGAACAATTGCGGTAAGAGGCTCCTGCTCGAGTTGGTCGCTCCGAAACTACGTCAAGATCCGCGGGCACGCGTGGTGCTGGTGGGACACATGGACGCAAGCGAGCAAGGCCGGTCTCGCGGACAGCGGCGAAAGGCCGCCGCTGTAGCGCTCGATCGCGAGCGGGTGCTGAACACGGCCGCGACGATCAGCGCCGGAACCGGCATCTGCCCGGCGATGGAGCTGAGCCGCGTGCTTACCGGATTCGCCGGAACGTCTCAGAAATCGAAGACGATGCCGGCGTTCTGTGGATCGAGCACGGAACGGCGTGGAAGCCGGATTTCGGCGACCGATTCGCGCGCGCCTTTCCGGCGGGTGGAAGTGTGGATCGTGCCCGAAGGCGCGGCGATGCCCGCCGAAGCCGGCAGGGTGAGTGCGGCTCCGGCGAGCGCCGTGAAGACGAAGGGCTGCCCAAAGTAGCTGGGAGCCCCCCGATGCGCTAGAAACAGCCGACCGGGACGAGTTCGGCGATCGAGTCCACCACCTCGGTGGGCTGGAACGGGTAGCGATCGAGCGACTGGCGTGTCGACGAGCCGGTGAGGACGAGGATGCTGCGGAACCCAAGGTCGGCGGCGCCGCGAATATCGGTGTCCATGGTGTCGCCAACCATGGTCACTTCGTCGGTGGAGAGCCCGATGCGTTTTCGCGCGGCCCGCATCATGAACGGGTTTGGCTTCCCCACGTGATAGGCGGTAACGCCGGTGGCGGATTCGAGCATGGCGGCGATCGCGCCACAACCGGGCCGCGGGCCGGAGTCGGTGGGACACCAGGTATCCGAGTTTGTCGAGATCAGTTTGGCTCCGCGGCTGATGAGGCGATGCGCCTGTTCGGCCATCTCGAAGTTCAGCACGCGGCCTTCGCCGACGATCACATAGTCCGGATGTTCGCGGCTGGTGGCGTAATTGACGGCATTCAGAGCGGCCAACAGTCCGCCTTCTCCGATTACGAACGCCGTGCCATTGGGTCGCTGCGTGTGCACCCATTCGGCGGTCGCCATGGCGGATGTGTACACGTGCTCGACTGTGGTATCGATACCGAGCTTGCGTAGTTTTACGACGACATCGAGCGGCGTATATGCCGAGTTGTTCGTCAAGAAAAGATAGGGAATATCCTCCGATTGCAAAAAGCGAATGAACTCCGCGGCGCCCGGAATGGCTTCCGAACCGCGGTAGATCACTCCATCCATGTCAATGAGATAACCTTGCTTCATACGTCTCCTTCAGGCTGACAGAGCGGAGTTACATGGCTGTGAAATGTTTTGGGTGTCCGTTACGACGGGGAGGGGGGAACAGCCCACAGGGCTGGTCTACATTGTCATTTTACCAGACCGGCGCAAGCGGGGTTGCTCTTCCGGCCCGGTTCGGTGTGATTGCGGGAGGAACCATAGGCCCGTGGCTTGAGTCACGTGCGCCGCGTTGCGAGCGCCATGGGTCCCATAGGCAGGAGCATCAGGCGCCTCGGAAATCGGCGACCACGGCCGGAATCGCGGAAGCCGCGGCGATCGAATAGTTCCAACGCCCGATCGTAGCCTGCGCCACCCGGCGCCGCCAGGCCGCGTCGTGATCCGGCGCTTCGGTGAAGCTGAGTGTCACATTGTGCCGGCGTGTCAGTTCGGCGAGCACCTCGAGATCGTAGTCCGGCGCCGGCGCGATCAACTGCACGGCGCGGCCGCCCTCGCGCAGCGCTTCGAGCATCGCGGCCGGATTCTCCGGATGCACGACCTCGTAGGCGAACGCACGACCGAGACCGGCGCGCATCTTTTCTACCCGGATCAA
This DNA window, taken from Bryobacteraceae bacterium, encodes the following:
- a CDS encoding penicillin-binding transpeptidase domain-containing protein encodes the protein MDALGPLNGSVVAVDAKTGRVLTIVNQKVAFSNGYTPCSTVKIFVGLAGLSEGLIERDTPIQLSKRSTLTLTDALAKSDNPYFARLGQRLGFERVLYYARMMGLGEPALLGDPQEKQGTLPQRAPRDGVGMMSSFGHGISLTPLQLASALGALANGGTLYHLQYPRSRDELDGFVPRVKRHLDISGWLGDLKPGMNAAVEEGTARRASYSLEEEKLYGKTGTCTDTSSPTHLGWFGAFNETDDNPVAIVVLLTGGRPINGPVASGVAGRIYRRLSDQGYFAPAKEAQPAPPVALVVPRIAIP
- a CDS encoding outer membrane beta-barrel protein, with the protein product MKRTPLVAVLTAMLAGAPLAWSQAAFWKPDVGVFAGMQDFKHWRNNLRPPGSDLVRGGVFGIRAGWDLTRHWGFETAYTYGVNNLRLFPVPAGQLTSSGPDSVGFGSRNHHLSVNPVFHILDRNARIRPYLTAGLGILWFNPTSDAQAFARSVNAPPGSVWLDGRYGPAFNWGGGVKFNVTRMIEARLDARNIIAQTPHYALPGTPAAPGGIYIGPHGSQSGFQLTGGVGVRTRGADWSDSGSQIRVTLDGDRGTMGQGDQRNFIARTNLPPDKPVSFTWSVDGQSMDTAGPNFAYTAGAPGSHKLCVSATSKGYSTGSDCATIVITPAASKGFNVNLSANPPQVTPGATSRIGATTNLPSGVTPTYEWTVNGEKQPDTGSEYTFESAGRAPGVYEICARVSAPGYADSKKCTKVEIRSCGDPSISGGGATTQEIMAGETATLLFSAKPNACGTPPRISYSASEGTVTPTNGGALFNSNGVGFNMSDRSRLQRKTVTITANATDDQGGKATAQSTVVVKLAPVAQRLDDILFAQGDSRVNNCGKRLLLELVAPKLRQDPRARVVLVGHMDASEQGRSRGQRRKAAAVALDRERVLNTAATISAGTGICPAMELSRVLTGFAGTSQKSKTMPAFCGSSTERRGSRISATDSRAPFRRVEVWIVPEGAAMPAEAGRVSAAPASAVKTKGCPK
- a CDS encoding sialidase family protein, which encodes MQTIPRRTILAGGLALTAPAAGTAVKVASVRRAFHNGEHNAFTDMVRFSGRMYLTFRTCPEGHMLFPSSRILVLESENGHEWRQVHEFGVPKRDVRDPHFLVFRDRLFVYTGTWYCGDAPPKTRDMNEMLGFAASSTDGRTWSGPQMLEGTYGHYIWRSAAFGGKAWLCARRKRLFPKMEDRADSVPFVQSALLQSDDGIVFRKAGFFQEDYGNETALLFERDGTILALARGGGERNAELCTARPPYSKFERRDLGRYVGGPMIARWGSRYLAGGRRKGSPGDPVTALYWLDPAKAELAEIATLPSGGDNSYPGFIERSPTRGLLSYYSTHETLKAAIFLAELEVA
- a CDS encoding PQQ-dependent dehydrogenase, methanol/ethanol family, with amino-acid sequence MRFALAFFLVAAVASAQHPSIRVGQRLFARKCSACHGDNAKGGRAPDLTTGEFKHGDADADLARNITKGIAGTQMPAIPMPEPDALAIVAWLRSVSGPAAKLTGDAGVGRDLFFGAAGCSDCHMFAGRGGRRGPDLSRLTGRKQPGDIAKALATPLERVTVGSVSGFARNEDTFTIHVMDEAEKWHFLTRAGAKIERRETPHGAASGSHVDDIVAFLFETDADKEPAPEWKPASGFNVTYERLRNGAREPANWLTYWGSYNGAHYSGLHQVTPANVARLAARWTYQFGGDRNETTPLVVDGLMFVTGPLNNAAALDARTGKPVWKYARRLPDVASHCTVMTNRGFAILGDRLYMATLDMQLVALDAKTGNVIWESEVDDYRKGFSITHAPLAIDGKIIVGVTSGECALTGFVDAFDAATGKKLWRTHTIAQPGDVNRKSWEPETSANYGGSPTWTTGTFDAETNTIFWATGNPGPDYDGRVRQGDNLYSCSVLALDAATGRIKWWFQYTPHDVHDWDGNETPVLIEGVVRGRKRKLLVSAQRNAFYYVLDRETGEFLAGRAFARQTWAKGLDDKGRPIVLPNTTPTEEGNYVCPDAAGAANWGAPSYDPATGFLLVSVREACATYFAVTKSPVPGEGYTGGGQEIDAKIGTPGAVRALDALTGATKWNYPLHTGSASTGVLATAGGVAFASSADGNLIALDSATGKYLWHYNTGASIASAPISYAVDGKQYVAISAQGALIAFALP